The following are encoded in a window of Cydia strobilella chromosome 1, ilCydStro3.1, whole genome shotgun sequence genomic DNA:
- the LOC134742270 gene encoding protein bark beetle isoform X2, with protein sequence MECCKDTGVQKRHSQFSDTKYKWRTAVLMVVLCWVCVSGQELGYSETDPYLLNKSLGLTELAGGIVAGGRTVWKSDGSPYLLRDDLLVEREAELVVEPGVEVRFAPMIGITVRGRLIAVGAHQNGITFTSTEEPPKSSKPIPDIRLVDGPSILAGRVQLLHRGQWRSICTNSRNWTINDMETACRQLGFMGGSFYNWMDRQPGRRARLLFEEPKCRGTEYDLFQCDWNSRELGSGVCDYHPDLAIQCSPHHDDNELGNSGRHWRGLRFENAVYERILTAANTLYVPTSMSRLEHIIIRNAGLGRDNNATSALDVIGVPPVMRDIEISNSAFNAINVTSPNAPIVINNCTIQNNRGYGVYVNSTYGMTKIENCLIHDNGGDGVKYVVHEMNIDEKFDRSEIFDLCTMASTPSQTFPIQMTVEQSRYSNMERDCEQKFYTRADHVLTLSFLKIITSRNDTGEIFVYDGLTLNDKLLVSFSLRNYSRPQSVTSTRNRMYVRFKANTRTDITGFLRLTSGVNKVYDLNVTDTIISDNNGRGVVIENLRSQIHIHRTSISNNNHVAGLQVVNGAGDVNVTESRISFNQGDGINITVTGGNRNISRSILSSNQGYGIAVWINNTQETEYLPTNQTTVIEYSEIFKNLDVGILHGNFCRDSWINITGNWFNMSMESTIDISTCWRLIMPKKPLNLQIGHNRFYQSQKVPIKIQPALNIIGRIEYNYFEHGEYGALVILNRMEGKHIEEFEILPAQFNIQHNYFFGNKGPFVVNLGLSPYSDLQYILFSRNYLRDNKVREPFEPLEGVSSRLTPRSRVAATIVLASSNIDVYRNIINNPEAQYEIGSHVEDQSKILNCTYNWLGSGEEEKVYNRLFHRKDRYNLAKISYMPYLLHSSNPGATQINYNQLYVPQFNIPGTFTVGGEVEGIEILRPGEYDVDKDINVRPGGKLVIQSGVTLKFPPAIGMMIAGKLDARGKRPSDITFTLKEEIIMTNDSVYETDPEVEPTTPGYSEPIVPIRLLGGRTQHEGRLQVRINDRWGTICNYKWNVINAALVCHQLGLALNPNDWFLEPSEIPSAGMTEDVILSNVECTEFDDDITKCKAETMENFENSCSHENDVGIRCYETSWAGVRFSVISERSDLQYVNIEKAGLLDYSSNTFKPALQLDFARHGLESVKIANNYHDGLGIIYSDLYGADAINIVRNSEFSNNRGSGISFKQLGLKVYSSVIENNNIAGISHNPHIPGLQQREIAGWFNLDPGFNMDESNYHPIMLPEFETDISLANGETRHIVFTKHYDENIVKTYNIKCNPGYVLGLQLLNPIHNFSTEIICIYDSQNINEASTKWCLDRDLSTFPTTSNSFGVVLTYESGKTALGGVVLVVSTIIAPVQNLRNRIVKGPVPTLQVANTKIKGNTKGIRSLYYNRYLNELGDHFLRKANETIKIINCEIAHNKEEAVYINTPFWDIHESNITEITIMINSTLITDNGKGIYQFARDLRSSNNLYHYILQDNTVERNKLGGFEISLPYVWQYNENFTHSVYMNNNTWRANQNFGFSIDGHFAEVNVTKNVFTNNNCKTGCIAVRGMEKKMKVDGNLIERNNGQFMVQFFMDSQSEIMGLVYAVFIYNQVKNNRPVYQLTRGALVKSTDPTYALGFKGIQKVKVSRNLFGKNDLQYTLLAGIKTAKTNNLLDVTENWWGSSDEQEIKQQIFDFDDWNNHAIATYLPYLLEDNFDSSLSVSFNPQTPIDVNNLGGRLTQDLTIEARIAPYIVKSDITVMPDVTLTITPGVILEFPPDVGILVMGTLQAIGHAQLPILMRPLRISNNAESSRIEKRDISYFSSYNHKQKRQLETLMVQESIKLCTGRNCSINDNLLEKNHEGFLEYYNRTTLQWVPMCDNRFTERNAQVVCRELGFDPINVFFAHDRRVEYHSNSLSRIWSWPEPLQCVGTEDRYEDCPIRLNGQLYGHRHECKWDSEYVFIHCGKRNLDESLQYWGGIRFANPEFEYSLYEHRIHDHHTHETMRKVESALEHVHITGAGVLHNERSPAIQSIVKNPRIRNVNISQCAYHGINIVSPTDSIDMMFNTVNDVLGEGLSAISMTGEGRESEESSFTPLKDLNLPYHMFSLVDICDSSKVITVEERVIIYYKYDNNPVNCVKIFKSMYRVKPFGFRLLQFNLFNHTMNYGKRDSLTLYDGDIYNITAPQIGYLENGSPDEKKLFKTVGASLSIKLFANGASSVHGFIAEIVTLPISSIGFSRDVHHNISSSVFTKNRDGAISYTSVGEVNPLVAITRNELVDNCLKLYGNFTSCQAAVRLDVQNTQTFVFRHNLVRGNVGGLALRADSRSSATSLRGWIHNNLFFLNHDLPSLKVEGRQSSPYQEVTIYRNYFTRNNVQFKDVIVLRQVVSNFTHNYVHQNTGQRILEVAGFDKVRLPIYQTTSHNGFYKNYALDREGRATVVAGTAGQHYVDNIFFNPDNDYEMITVNRSIALELWRTRIDAKHNYWSYNETSAVAGRIRDQSDNPLFLEVDYRPYYMNNLTVLGGGKCPPGWDAVAGTCFMYIGAPMTFADASNFCLSDNASLPYVTGNYEALYNFIQAQNQFFQYGDRVWVQHIDYLTQCTSFAISSVEVTECNQKHAFICEIDPKITIDPMAWQGDMLAVAFIGILALVVVLVGAALVCWYSKSKHRHIQRLERRNSIRQSLHSVRSIGSINGGFPDNTYRRKLTQMSTRSTETLTKGSDYRKMLASTTSMESMEKSQFNSSMEDTQSYDIYEAHNPNPNIMQLKHSTFVKKPASPEYSVPQNNNRPYNLAYKNEGYRDNSNATSGAPSMNTVTTEEIPIIHHPGGLQSPQDDDTLSPTSDSQYFTSDTLPLRGRTDTLDLKNGLEREAKYSPYGAPNFGTQPKLSFLMELRSKMPEQPQPGAMPTTTFGQRKPITDQQQYYEDNLPSPPHPPVYTPDFSDHIPSYDSSPQDLSREFDASPTPGLVGRSKSEALLETNFDFDDNTESSCLPLTEASRTYSQPLETAM encoded by the exons ATGGAGTGCTGTAAGGATACGGGAGTTCAGAAGAGACATAGTCAGTTCAGTGACACAAAGTACAAGTGGAGGACCGCAGTGTTGATGGTGGTGTTGTGTTGGGTGTGCGTAAGTGGACAAGAGTTGGGATACAGTGAAACGGATCCTTATTTGTTGAACAAGTCGTTGGGATTGACGGAATTGGCGGGCGGGATTGTGGCCGGCGGACGAACTGTATGGAAAAGCGATGGTAGTCCGTACCTCCTCCGGGATGACTTGCTGGTGGAAAGAGAAGCGGAGCTGGTCGTGGAGCCGGGCGTCGAAGTGCGGTTTGCACCCATGATTGGCATCACCGTGCGCGGAAGATTGATAGCTGTG GGTGCACATCAAAATGGTATTACCTTTACAAGCACCGAAGAGCCCCCTAAGTCAAGCAAACCCATTCCTGATATTCGGCTGGTTGACGGACCTTCAATATTAGCAGGAAGGGTGCAATTGTTACATCGAGGTCAATGGAGATCTATCTGTACCAATTCTAGAAA TTGGACTATTAATGACATGGAAACAGCATGCAGACAACTAGGCTTTATGGGCGGGTCATTTTACAATTGGATGGATCGGCAACCGGGTCGACGCGCTCGTCTATTATTTGAGGAACCCAAGTGTAGAGGAACGGAGTATGACCTGTTCCAGTGCGACTGGAACTCGCGTGAATTAGGTTCTGGTGTCTGCGACTACCATCCCGACCTTGCTATTCAATGTTCGCCCCATCACGATGATAATGAACTCGGCAATTCTGGCAGACATTGGAGAGGATTACGTTTTGAAAATGCTGTATATGAAAGAATTCTTACCGCTGCTAACACTTTATACGTACCTACATCCATGTCAAGACTCGAGCATATCATTATAAGAAACGCTGGTCTAGGAAGGGATAATAATGCTACTAGTGCTTTAGATGTAATAGGGGTACCACCAGTTATGAGAGACATTGAAATATCCAACTCTGCTTTTAACGCAATCAACGTGACGTCACCAAACGCGCCCATAGTAATTAACAACTGCACCATACAAAACAATAGAGGTTACGGTGTCTATGTGAATTCTACGTACGGCATGACCAAGATTGAGAATTGTTTGATTCACGATAACGGTGGGGATGGAGTGAAATATGTTGTACATGAAATGAACATAGACGAGAAGTTTGATcgaagcgaaatatttgacctCTGTACAATGGCTTCTACACCTAGTCAGACGTTCCCTATACAGATGACTGTAGAACAATCGAGATATTCGAATATGGAACGAGATTGTGAACAGAAATTTTATACGAGAGCTGATCATGTTTTAACTTTAAgctttcttaaaattataacgaGTCGCAACGACACTGGAGAAATATTTGTTTACGACGGTTTAACTCTGAATGATAAACTTCTAGTTTCATTTAGCTTGAGAAATTACTCAAGACCGCAGAGTGTGACGTCGACAAGAAACCGAATGTATGTACGATTTAAAGCTAATACAAGAACCGATATAACGGGTTTTCTAAGGCTGACTTCGGGTGTGAACAAAGTGTATGATTTAAATGTGACTGATACAATTATTTCCGATAATAATGGCAGAGGAGTCGTTATAGAAAATTTAAGATCGCAAATCCATATACACCGAACATCGATATCAAATAACAATCACGTAGCAGGATTGCAAGTTGTAAATGGAGCTGGAGATGTGAATGTAACTGAAAGTAGAATTTCTTTTAACCAAGGCGATGGTATAAATATAACAGTTACGGGTGGTAACAGAAACATATCACGAAGCATATTGAGTTCTAACCAAGGCTACGGTATCGCTGTATGGATTAATAATACTCAAGAAACTGAATACCTCCCAACAAACCAAACGACGGTTATTGAATATTCTGAGATATTTAAGAATCTAGATGTGGGTATATTACATGGTAATTTCTGTAGAGACAGTTGGATCAACATTACGGGAAATTGGTTTAATATGAGCATGGAAAGTACAATCGATATATCTACGTGTTGGAGATTGATCATGCCAAAGAAACCATTAAATTTACAAATTGGTCATAATCGTTTTTACCAAAGTCAGAAGGTGCCTATAAAGATACAACCAGCTCTAAATATTATTGGAcgaatagaatataattatttCGAACATGGTGAATACGGTGCTCTTGTCATCTTAAATAGGATGGAGGGAAAACACATAGAGGAGTTCGAAATACTGCCTGCTCAGTTTAACATACAGCACAATTATTTCTTTGGTAATAAAGGACCCTTTGTGGTGAATTTGGGACTATCGCCATACAGCGATCTTCAGTACATATTGTTCTCCAGAAACTATCTAAGAGATAATAAAGTGAGGGAACCATTTGAACCTCTGGAAGGAGTATCATCCCGTTTAACACCGAGAAGTCGAGTAGCTGCCACAATTGTACTAGCTTCTAGCAATATTGACGTGTACAGGAATATTATTAACAATCCTGAGGCACAGTATGAGATTGGTTCTCATGTTGAAGATCaaagcaaaattttaaattgcacATACAACTGGCTCGGTTCGGGCGAAGAAGAAAAAGTTTATAATAGGTTATTTCACAGAAAAGACCGATACAATTTAGCAAAGATTAGTTACATGCCTTATTTACTACATAGTAGCAATCCTGGTGCAACacaaattaattataatcaacTTTATGTCCCACAATTTAATATTCCTGGTACTTTTACCGTTGGTGGAGAAGTGGAAGGGATAGAAATACTACGACCCGGAGAATACGATGTAGACAAAGATATTAATGTACGTCCTGGCGGCAAATTGGTAATACAATCTGGGGTTACATTAAAGTTCCCTCCAGCTATAGGTATGATGATAGCGGGAAAATTAGATGCAAGAGGGAAGCGACCCAGTGATATTACATTTACTCTTAAAGAAGAAATCATTATGACAAACGACAGTGTTTACGAAACAGATCCAGAAGTTGAACCAACCACACCAGGATATTCAGAACCAATAGTGCCTATTCGACTCTTGGGTGGCAGGACGCAGCATGAAGGAAGACTGCAAGTAAGAATTAATGACAGGTGGGGTACCATTTGTAATTATAAATGGAATGTTATCAATGCTGCtcttgtctgtcaccagcttGGATTAGCGTTAAATCCTAATGATTGGTTCCTCGAACCAAGTGAAATACCTTCTGCTGGAATGACTGAAGATGTTATTTTATCTAACGTCGAATGTACAGAATTCGATGATGATATAACGAAGTGTAAAGCAGAAACTATGGAAAACTTTGAAAATTCGTGTTCTCATGAAAATGATGTAGGAATTCGCTGCTATGAGACCAGTTGGGCTGGAGTAAGGTTCAGTGTTATCTCAGAAAGATCAGATTTACAGTATGTCAATATTGAAAAAGCGGGACTTCTGGATTATTCGTCTAATACTTTCAAACCTGCACTGCAATTGGATTTTGCCAGACATGGATTAGAAAGTGTAAAAATTGCTAACAATTATCATGATGGGTTAGGTATTATATATTCCGATTTGTACGGGGCTGACGCTATAAATATCGTTCGTAATTCAGAATTCAGTAACAATAGAGGCAGTGGTATAAGCTTCAAACAACTTGGCTTGAAGGTGTATAGTTCAGTCATAGAAAACAATAACATTGCTGGTATATCTCACAACCCTCACATACCTGGCTTGCAACAAAGAGAAATTGCTGGCTGGTTTAATTTAGATCCAGGCTTCAATATGGACGAATCAAATTACCATCCGATCATGTTACCCGAATTTGAAACCGATATAAGTTTAGCAAACGGAGAAACTCGGCATATTGTGTTTACTAAGCATTACGATGAAAATATCGTAAAAACATACAACATCAAATGTAACCCAGGGTATGTCCTTGGACTTCAACTTTTAAACCCAATCCACAATTTTTCTACAGAAATTATATGCATATATGATTCACAAAATATAAACGAAGCTAGTACAAAGTGGTGCCTTGATCGTGATCTATCCACATTTCCTACAACAAGCAACAGTTTCGGTGTCGTGCTTACATATGAAAGTGGAAAGACTGCCCTGGGAGGTGTTGTACTCGTTGTCAGCACTATTATTGCACCTGTACAAAATCTACGAAATAGAATTGTCAAAGGACCGGTGCCAACACTTCAAGTTGCTAATACCAAAATAAAAGGTAACACGAAAGGTATCAGATCCCTTTATtacaataggtacttaaacGAACTTGGCGATCACTTTTTACGAAAAGCTAACGAAACTATTAAAATTATCAATTGTGAAATAGCACACAATAAAGAAGAAGCTGTGTATATCAATACGCCATTTTGGGATATTCACGAAAGCAACATAACCGAGATAACGATTATGATTAATAGTACTTTGATAACAGACAACGGAAAAGGAATTTATCAGTTCGCGCGCGATTTGAGGAGTTCTAATAACTTGTATCACTATATCCTTCAAGACAATACCGTAGAAAGGAATAAACTAGGAGGTTTTGAAATAAGTCTGCCTTATGTATGGCAATATAATGAAAATTTCACACATTCCGTGTATATGAACAATAACACTTGGCGCGCCAATCAAAATTTTGGCTTCTCTATTGACGGTCATTTTGCAGAAGTTAACgtaacaaaaaatgtatttactaatAACAATTGTAAAACTGGATGCATCGCTGTTCGCGGTATGGAAAAGAAAATGAAAGTAGACGGAAATCTGATTGAACGGAACAATGGTCAATTCATGGTTCAATTCTTCATGGACAGCCAAAGCGAAATCATGGGACTCGTGTACGCAGTGTTTATTTATAATCAAGTAAAAAATAACAGACCTGTGTATCAATTAACTCGAGGTGCATTAGTCAAAAGTACTGATCCCACGTATGCACTCGGTTTTAAAGGAATTCAGAAAGTTAAAGTCAGCAGAAACTTGTTTGGCAAGAACGATCTACAATATACTCTTCTGGCTGGTATCAAAACAGCCaagacaaataatttattagacGTTACCGAAAATTGGTGGGGAAGTTCGGATGAACAAGAAATCAAACAACAAATATTCGATTTTGATGATTGGAACAATCATGCTATTGCTACTTATTTGCCATATTTACTAGAAGATAATTTTGATTCTAGTTTATCAGTTTCCTTTAACCCTCAAACCCCCATAGATGTCAATAACCTTGGCGGCAGACTCACGCAAGATCTTACCATTGAAGCTCGCATTGCTCCATATATAGTAAAGTCGGACATAACAGTTATGCCCGATGTAACACTCACTATTACCCCAGGCGTAATACTAGAATTTCCTCCAGATGTTGGAATTTTGGTCATGGGAACACTCCAAGCAATTGGCCATGCTCAGTTGCCTATATTAATGAGACCACTAAGAATATCAAACAATGCTGAAAGTAGCAGAATTGAAAAGAGGGATATCAGCTATTTTTCTTCCTACAACCACAAACAAAAAAGGCAATTAGAGACTCTCATGGTGCAAGAGTCTATTAAACTTTGCACGGGGCGTAACTGTTCCATAAATGATAACCTTTTGGAGAAAAACCACGAGGGTTTCTTAGAATACTATAATCGAACCACATTACAATGGGTACCTATGTGTGACAATCGCTTTACTGAAAGAAATGCTCAAGTGGTTTGTAGAGAATTAGGCTTTGATCCAATAAACGTATTCTTTGCACACGACAGACGAGTAGAATATCACAGCAACTCCTTATCCCGCATATGGTCCTGGCCTGAGCCTTTACAATGTGTTGGTACTGAGGATCGTTATGAAGACTGCCCTATAAGACTAAATGGTCAGCTATACGGTCATCGACATGAATGTAAATGGGACTCTGAATACGTATTCATACATTGTGGCAAGAGAAATTTAGACGAGTCTTTACAATATTGGGGAGGCATAAGATTTGCTAACCCCGAATTTGAATATTCTCTTTATGAACATAGAATTCATGATCATCATACTCACGAAACCATGAGGAAAGTCGAGAGTGCTTTAGAACATGTTCATATAACTGGCGCTGGTGTTCTTCACAATGAACGCTCACCTGCTATTCAAAGTATTGTTAAAAATCCACGAATAAGAAACGTAAACATAAGTCAATGTGCCTATCACGGGATAAACATTGTGTCTCCCACTGATTCGATCGACATGATGTTCAATACTGTAAATGATGTATTAGGTGAGGGGCTCAGCGCAATATCGATGACCGGAGAAGGTAGAGAGTCTGAAGAGTCCAGCTTTACACCATTAAAGGATCTGAATCTTCCATATCACATGTTTTCTCTCGTTGATATCTGCGACAGTAGCAAAGTTATAACAGTTGAGGAGAGAgtcattatttattacaagtaTGACAATAATCCtgtaaattgtgtcaaaatattcaaAAGCATGTATAGAGTAAAACCATTTGGATTCAGACTTCTGCAATTCAACTTGTTCAATCATACAATGAACTACGGAAAACGAGATTCATTGACTTTATACGACGgagatatttataatataactgcTCCTCAAATTGGATATTTAGAAAACGGATCTCCAGATGAAAAGAAACTTTTTAAGACTGTTGGGGCCAGTTTAAGTATAAAATTGTTCGCTAATGGCGCATCCTCGGTTCATGGATTCATTGCTGAAATAGTCACCCTGCCTATATCTTCTATTGGATTCA gtcGTGACGTGCACCATAATATATCTAGCAGTGTATTTACAAAGAACAGGGATGGCGCTATAAGTTATACTTCAGTGGGTGAAGTAAACCCTCTTGTTGCTATTACTAGAAATGAACTTGTAGATAACTGTCTCAAACTTTATGGCAACTTTACGTCCTGCCAAGCCGCAGTGAGACTCGACGTCCAAAATACCCAGACCTTTGTATTCCGA CACAACCTGGTACGCGGCAATGTTGGTGGCTTGGCTTTAAGAGCCGACTCCAGAAGTTCTGCTACTTCGTTACGAGGATGGATACACAATAATCTCTTTTTCTTAAATCACGACTTACCAAGTCTTAAAGTAGAAG gaCGCCAATCATCACCTTACCAAGAAGTCACAATATACAGAAATTATTTCACTCGCAATAATGTACAATTCAAGGATGTTATTGTACTGCGTCAAGTTGTCTCCAATTTCACTCACAACTACGTTCATCAAAATACTGGCCAGAGAATCCTAGAGGTGGCTGGTTTTGATAAAGTTAGACTGCCTATTTACCAAACTACGTCTCACAACGgattttataa AAATTACGCATTAGATCGCGAAGGGCGAGCAACGGTGGTAGCGGGTACCGCAGGGCAACATTATGTGGATAATATTTTCTTCAATCCCGACAACGATTATGAGATGATTACTGTTAATAgatctat CGCTCTGGAGCTCTGGCGTACTCGCATTGACGCCAAACATAACTATTGGAGTTATAACGAGACCTCAGCCGTAGCTGGCCGAATTAGAGATCAATCCGATAATCCACTTTTTCTGGAAGTGGACTACAGGCCGTACTATATGAACAATTTAACAGTGCTTGGAGGAGGCAAGTGCCCACCCGGTTGGGACGCTGTTGCCGGAACGTGTTTCATGTACATTGGGGCACCAATGACGTTTGCTGACGCTAGCAACTTTTGTTTG TCTGACAACGCATCCCTACCATACGTGACTGGCAACTACGAAGCACTGTACAACTTCATCCAAGCCCAAAACCAATTCTTCCAATATGGCGACCGCGTGTGGGTGCAACACATTGACTATCTCACGCAATGCACTTCGTTCGCTATCTCCAGTGTTGAAGTCACTGAATGTAACCAAAAACATGCCTTTATTTGTGAGATTG ATCCAAAGATCACAATTGACCCTATGGCCTGGCAAGGAGACATGTTGGCGGTGGCTTTTATTGGTATTTTGGCATTAGTTGTGGTGTTGGTTGGTGCAGCCTTGGTCTGCTGGTATTCAAAGTCTAAACACAG ACATATCCAGAGGCTAGAACGTCGCAATTCAATTAGACAGTCACTCCATTCGGTCAGGTCCATTGGCAGCATCAACGGAGGTTTTCCAGATAATACGTATAGGAGAAAATTAACTCAAATG AGTACTAGGTCAACAGAGACTTTAACCAAAGGCTCCGATTATCGAAAGATGCTGGCGTCCACGACCTCCATGGAGTCTATGGAGAAAAGTCAGTTTAATTCTTCAATGGAAGACACCCAAAGTTATGATATCTATGAAGCTCACAACCCTAACCCGAACATTATGCAACTGAAGCACAGCACATTTGTAAAAAAACCCGCATCACCAGAATATTCGGTCCCACAAAATAATAACCGCCCATACAATCTGGCATACAAAAACGAAGGCTATAGAGACAATTCGAACGCGACCAGTGGTGCTCCCTCAATGAATACGGTAACCACTGAAGAAATTCCCATAATACATCATCCCGGTGGTCTGCAATCTCCTCAAGATGATGACACATTATCTCCCACAAGTGATTCGCAATACTTCACATCGGACACATTGCCTTTGCGAGGGAGGACAGATACCTTAGATCTGAAGAATGGGTTAGAGAGAGAAGCAAAGTATAGTCCATATGGTGCTCCAAACTTTGGCACACAACCGAAGTTATCTTTCCTTATGGAGCTGAGATCGAAAATGCCCGAGCAGCCGCAACCGGGCGCCATGCCAACTACTACATTTGGACAAAGAAAGCCTATTACTG ATCAACAGCAGTATTACGAAGACAATTTACCAAGCCCACCGCATCCGCCAGTGTACACTCCGGACTTCTCTGACCATATTCCCAGCTACGATTCAAGTCCTCAAGATTTATCGCGAGAATTCGATGCCTCGCCAACGCCAGGCTTAGTCGGAAGGTCTAAATCTGAAGCATTACTAGAAACTAATTTTGATTTCGACGATAACACAGAGTCTAGTTGTTTACCTTTAACTGAAGCGAGCAGAACGTATAGTCAACCTTTAGAGACTGCTATGTAA